One stretch of Candidatus Sulfotelmatobacter sp. DNA includes these proteins:
- the lpdA gene encoding dihydrolipoyl dehydrogenase, whose amino-acid sequence MPDTLYDIAIIGSGPAGYTAAIRAGQYGLKTALIEKDGFLGGTCLHVGCIPTKALLFNAELWDHLKEAKEFGIDGVDARKLNWAAIQDRKGKIVAKHAKGLEFLMKKNKVQTVKGYGKLTGPAQSGVFTVEVSDNGKSSHIKAKNVILATGSEARMLPGLEANDRVLTNIEILSLKELPKSIVIVGAGAVGVEFASIYRSFDCEVTIVEMLPRLVPIEDEEVSKELARVYRKRGINFHTSAKVDKVENTKAGIAVTITAEGKQQKIEAEKILIAVGRKPRTQNIGLEKTKIKPDREFIKTDSWMQTSEPGIYAVGDIVLGTPQLAHVGAMEALVAVAKIAGKPGKPINPEHIPGATYCHPEIGSVGLTETKAREAGYNVKIGKFPFTANSRASIVGQHEGFIKIVSDADYGEILGVHIIGPQATELIAEAVTAMELEATVEDLMWTIHAHPTLAEAMLDASNSVYGIAINA is encoded by the coding sequence TTGCCCGATACTCTGTACGACATCGCCATCATCGGCAGCGGCCCCGCCGGATACACGGCCGCCATTCGCGCCGGCCAATACGGCCTGAAGACCGCGCTCATCGAAAAAGATGGATTCCTGGGCGGCACCTGCCTGCACGTCGGTTGCATCCCGACGAAGGCGCTGCTGTTCAATGCCGAACTCTGGGACCACCTCAAAGAAGCGAAAGAATTCGGAATCGACGGCGTCGACGCCCGCAAACTGAATTGGGCCGCGATTCAGGATCGCAAAGGAAAAATTGTGGCCAAACACGCCAAAGGCCTCGAATTCCTGATGAAGAAGAATAAGGTGCAGACCGTAAAAGGTTACGGCAAGCTCACCGGCCCGGCACAAAGCGGAGTGTTCACAGTTGAAGTCTCAGACAATGGCAAGTCCAGCCACATCAAGGCGAAGAATGTAATTCTCGCCACCGGCTCGGAAGCCCGCATGCTGCCAGGCCTCGAGGCGAACGACCGCGTTCTCACCAACATCGAAATCTTGAGCCTGAAAGAGTTGCCGAAATCAATTGTGATCGTCGGGGCCGGCGCCGTAGGCGTAGAGTTCGCCTCGATCTACCGTTCGTTCGATTGCGAAGTCACGATCGTCGAAATGCTGCCGCGACTGGTTCCGATCGAAGATGAAGAAGTCTCGAAAGAACTGGCGCGCGTCTACCGCAAGCGCGGCATCAACTTCCACACCAGCGCGAAGGTCGACAAAGTTGAGAACACGAAGGCGGGAATCGCTGTGACCATTACCGCCGAAGGCAAGCAACAAAAGATCGAGGCCGAGAAAATCCTGATCGCCGTTGGCCGCAAGCCGCGGACGCAAAATATCGGCCTCGAGAAAACAAAAATCAAGCCCGACCGCGAATTCATCAAAACCGATTCCTGGATGCAGACCTCCGAACCCGGCATCTACGCGGTCGGTGACATCGTGCTCGGCACGCCGCAACTGGCCCACGTCGGCGCCATGGAAGCTCTCGTCGCAGTCGCGAAAATCGCCGGCAAGCCCGGCAAGCCCATCAACCCCGAGCACATTCCCGGCGCCACGTACTGCCATCCCGAAATCGGCAGCGTCGGCCTCACCGAAACCAAAGCCCGCGAAGCCGGATACAACGTGAAGATTGGCAAGTTTCCCTTCACCGCCAACTCGCGCGCCTCGATCGTTGGCCAGCATGAAGGCTTCATCAAAATCGTCTCTGATGCAGACTACGGCGAAATTCTCGGCGTTCACATCATCGGACCCCAAGCGACCGAGTTGATCGCCGAAGCCGTCACCGCCATGGAACTCGAAGCCACTGTCGAAGACTTAATGTGGACCATCCACGCCCACCCCACGTTGGCCGAAGCCATGCTGGACGCGTCGAACAGTGTGTATGGGATTGCAATCAACGCATGA
- a CDS encoding lipoyl(octanoyl) transferase, translated as MISVVQLGTVNYAVGLRLQQQLVALRKEEKIGDILLLLEHTPVITLGRNAKAGNVIASPELLAQRGVELFECDRGGDVTFHGPGQLVGYPVFDLRSHARGRPDAPIHPDESKTRPLVPLRKTLGVIDFVRRLEEVLIRTCADFAIPGKRVAGLTGVWTDPDSSVPLNVLSSRAKENDPKDRSLQSRDLLFAGNATNTEAKLAAIGVHISRSVTSHGFALNVNTDLSYFNLIVPCGITSKPVTSMREQLGKPLDLNAVAESISRNFGTVFQSQILWVESLDALHAGDACSLSNP; from the coding sequence ATGATTTCGGTCGTCCAACTCGGCACCGTCAACTACGCCGTTGGCCTTCGCCTGCAGCAACAACTAGTCGCCCTGCGCAAGGAAGAAAAAATCGGCGACATCCTCCTCCTGCTGGAGCACACGCCGGTGATCACACTAGGCCGCAACGCGAAAGCCGGCAACGTCATCGCCTCCCCCGAACTGCTTGCCCAGCGCGGCGTCGAACTCTTCGAATGCGATCGCGGCGGCGACGTTACCTTTCACGGCCCCGGCCAACTCGTCGGCTATCCCGTCTTCGACCTCCGCTCTCACGCTCGTGGAAGGCCGGACGCCCCCATCCACCCGGACGAGTCGAAGACTCGTCCTTTAGTTCCCCTGCGCAAAACCCTAGGCGTAATCGACTTTGTCCGCCGCCTTGAAGAAGTCCTGATCCGCACCTGCGCCGACTTCGCAATTCCCGGCAAGCGCGTCGCGGGCCTAACCGGCGTCTGGACCGATCCCGATTCTTCGGTCCCACTAAACGTATTGTCATCCCGAGCGAAAGAGAACGATCCGAAGGATCGTTCTCTGCAGTCGAGGGACCTGCTTTTTGCCGGCAATGCAACAAATACCGAAGCCAAACTTGCCGCCATCGGCGTCCACATCTCCCGCTCCGTCACCTCGCACGGCTTCGCGCTCAACGTAAACACCGACCTCAGCTACTTCAACCTGATCGTCCCCTGCGGCATCACCTCAAAGCCGGTGACATCGATGCGAGAACAACTCGGTAAGCCTCTCGACTTGAACGCCGTAGCCGAATCCATCTCCCGCAACTTCGGCACGGTATTTCAAAGCCAGATCCTTTGGGTCGAGAGCCTTGACGCTCTCCATGCCGGAGATGCGTGCTCGTTGAGCAATCCCTAG
- a CDS encoding thiamine pyrophosphate-dependent dehydrogenase E1 component subunit alpha produces MATKKKSSPKHSSNGNAPRKGRVGTGAAARPVERNSTKGNNSSNKDLRTYSIPDLRLEHPDFTVRQAIEKDKDGTEHVRYEVQGNLDTPVPPIRDSKYLSKQQCIEIYRFMLLNRKMEVALENLYKQGKVVGGVYFGLGQEACSCASAYALDKDDWFAPMIRNQGSLLVRGFAARDTMMQYMAKADSPTRGRDGTSHFGDIEKRNMVSPISMLGDLIPVLSGVALGARLQGRNVAVMTYIGDGGQSTGVTYEGINFAAVQNLGLVLFVESNLWAYSTPSEMQYRCKDLAERAIGYGIPGVIVDGTDACQVYDAAHEAVDRAHRGEGPTMIEAKMMRMKGHAIHDAAAYVPKEMLAYWKKRDPIARFENYLVKEKKWLSAKENEALIAEVERIIEAEREIAVNSPMPTAESAEGGVYCEDGCHEIKPKYGMPKVKEGTGGYKETEAAVHLK; encoded by the coding sequence ATGGCAACCAAGAAAAAATCCAGTCCCAAGCACAGCTCAAATGGCAACGCACCGCGCAAAGGTCGTGTGGGGACGGGCGCAGCCGCCCGTCCCGTCGAGCGCAACTCGACGAAGGGAAATAATTCTTCTAACAAGGACCTCCGCACCTACTCGATCCCCGACCTGCGCCTTGAGCACCCCGACTTCACCGTCCGCCAAGCCATCGAAAAAGATAAAGACGGTACCGAACACGTTCGCTACGAGGTGCAAGGTAATCTCGACACGCCAGTCCCGCCCATCCGCGACTCGAAATATTTGAGCAAGCAGCAGTGCATCGAGATCTACCGCTTCATGCTGCTCAACCGCAAAATGGAGGTCGCGCTCGAAAATCTCTACAAGCAAGGCAAAGTCGTCGGCGGAGTTTATTTCGGACTCGGCCAGGAAGCCTGCTCCTGCGCCTCCGCCTACGCACTCGATAAAGACGACTGGTTCGCGCCCATGATCCGCAACCAGGGCTCGTTGCTAGTCCGCGGCTTCGCCGCCCGCGACACCATGATGCAGTACATGGCCAAAGCCGATTCGCCCACCCGCGGCCGCGATGGCACTTCGCACTTCGGCGATATCGAAAAGCGCAACATGGTTTCGCCCATCTCCATGCTCGGCGATTTGATTCCCGTGCTTTCCGGCGTCGCCCTCGGCGCGCGCCTGCAAGGCCGCAACGTCGCCGTCATGACCTACATCGGTGACGGAGGCCAGTCCACCGGCGTCACTTACGAAGGCATCAATTTCGCCGCCGTGCAAAATCTCGGCCTCGTGCTCTTTGTCGAATCAAATCTCTGGGCCTACTCCACGCCGAGCGAAATGCAGTACCGCTGCAAGGATCTCGCCGAGCGCGCCATCGGATACGGCATCCCCGGCGTGATCGTCGACGGCACTGACGCCTGCCAGGTCTATGACGCCGCGCACGAAGCGGTAGACCGCGCCCACCGCGGCGAAGGCCCCACCATGATCGAAGCCAAAATGATGCGCATGAAAGGCCACGCCATCCACGACGCCGCCGCGTATGTGCCCAAAGAAATGCTCGCGTACTGGAAAAAGCGCGACCCCATCGCGAGATTTGAGAATTATTTAGTGAAAGAAAAGAAATGGCTGAGCGCTAAAGAAAACGAAGCGTTGATTGCAGAAGTCGAACGCATCATTGAAGCCGAACGCGAGATCGCCGTCAACTCTCCGATGCCAACAGCAGAGTCCGCCGAAGGCGGCGTCTATTGCGAAGACGGCTGCCACGAGATCAAACCGAAATATGGCATGCCAAAAGTAAAGGAAGGAACTGGCGGCTACAAGGAAACCGAAGCAGCGGTACACTTGAAGTAA
- a CDS encoding alpha-ketoacid dehydrogenase subunit beta — MLLTYLEAIRQGIWEEMDRDPSVFCLGEDIGIYGGAFKVTDGFIDRFGPDRVIDTPIAESAIVGAAFGASLTGMRPVAEFQFMDFIGCAFNQISNMVAKTHYLWGAPAPLVLRGPSGGYVHGGPFHSQNPEMWFVHNPGLKVICPATPYDAKGLIKAAIRDNNPCIFFEHKYLYRRIKGEVPGEDYVVPIGKANLAREGRDLSIITYAAMVHTALEAAEILARENIGLEILDLRTVSPLDREAIAQTVKKTNKVIILHEHSRTGGLAGEIAAIINEEAFDDLDGPIVRIAGLDSAIPFSPPQEHHYLPKVEDVVREARRLKAY; from the coding sequence ATGCTCCTCACCTACCTCGAAGCCATACGCCAGGGAATCTGGGAAGAAATGGACCGCGACCCATCCGTCTTCTGCCTCGGCGAAGACATCGGCATTTACGGCGGCGCGTTCAAAGTCACCGACGGATTCATCGACCGCTTCGGCCCGGATCGCGTCATCGACACACCCATCGCCGAGTCCGCCATCGTCGGCGCAGCCTTCGGAGCATCACTCACTGGCATGCGCCCCGTCGCCGAATTCCAGTTCATGGATTTCATCGGCTGCGCCTTCAATCAGATCAGCAACATGGTCGCCAAAACGCACTATCTCTGGGGCGCGCCCGCCCCGCTCGTTCTGCGCGGCCCCAGCGGCGGATACGTCCACGGCGGTCCCTTCCACTCGCAGAATCCCGAGATGTGGTTCGTCCACAATCCTGGCCTGAAAGTCATTTGCCCGGCGACGCCCTACGACGCCAAGGGCCTGATCAAAGCCGCCATCCGCGACAACAATCCCTGCATCTTCTTCGAGCACAAATATCTCTACCGCCGCATCAAAGGCGAAGTCCCCGGGGAAGACTACGTCGTTCCCATCGGCAAGGCCAACCTCGCCCGCGAAGGCCGCGACCTCAGCATCATTACTTATGCCGCGATGGTTCATACCGCGCTCGAAGCCGCCGAAATTCTCGCCAGAGAAAATATCGGTCTCGAAATCCTCGACCTGCGCACTGTCTCCCCGCTCGACCGCGAAGCCATTGCGCAAACAGTGAAGAAAACCAACAAAGTCATCATCCTCCACGAGCACTCCCGCACCGGCGGGCTCGCCGGAGAAATCGCGGCGATCATTAATGAAGAGGCCTTCGACGATCTCGACGGCCCCATCGTCCGTATCGCCGGCCTGGACTCCGCCATCCCCTTCTCCCCGCCGCAGGAACATCATTACTTGCCGAAAGTGGAAGATGTAGTCCGCGAAGCCCGCCGCTTGAAAGCGTACTGA
- a CDS encoding cytochrome c, translating to MGKFLLGVIVTLLILILGGLGFAMLGLMPTAANVEPSHIESRLAMGAVDAAMERHAPHVTNPLTPTDQNLEDGMKLYTMNCAGCHGTLDRKFSPFGKSFYPPAPNLISDPPDDPEWHIFYTIRTGVRYSGMPAWEKDISEQEMWKITMFLSHMDKLPPAVQEYWKTNFNVVAPSEEDKKDEKKEGTGKEKHDHH from the coding sequence ATGGGCAAGTTCCTACTCGGGGTAATCGTCACGCTCCTCATCCTCATCCTCGGCGGACTCGGCTTCGCCATGCTGGGTTTAATGCCGACCGCCGCCAATGTAGAACCTTCCCACATTGAGAGTCGGCTGGCTATGGGCGCGGTCGACGCCGCTATGGAGCGTCACGCCCCGCACGTCACCAATCCGCTCACTCCCACCGATCAGAATCTCGAAGACGGCATGAAGCTCTACACCATGAACTGTGCCGGTTGCCATGGCACTCTCGATCGCAAATTTTCCCCGTTCGGCAAGTCGTTCTACCCGCCCGCTCCCAATCTCATCTCCGATCCCCCCGACGATCCCGAGTGGCACATCTTCTACACCATTCGCACCGGCGTGCGCTACTCAGGCATGCCCGCTTGGGAGAAAGACATCAGCGAACAAGAGATGTGGAAGATCACCATGTTCCTCTCGCATATGGACAAACTTCCGCCAGCTGTCCAGGAATATTGGAAGACGAACTTCAACGTGGTTGCGCCCTCGGAAGAAGATAAGAAAGACGAAAAGAAGGAAGGCACCGGCAAAGAGAAGCACGACCACCACTAA